Proteins from a single region of Mytilus trossulus isolate FHL-02 chromosome 2, PNRI_Mtr1.1.1.hap1, whole genome shotgun sequence:
- the LOC134705400 gene encoding kininogen-1-like yields the protein MAQWICVLLLVVVASGQKVHNSNPVNNLVVINLRGVIDLELNRHPARLGSFLKKYHVFKRKHGRFSHNGTGHAHGEHYESKKYHSHGHGPDHSHGHGNGDSHGHGNGNSHGHGHGHSHGHGQGHSHGHRHGVSHYSNYEKYDRFSYGGRAYKLTCNRKRFFKLWKDCFTTHHHSRSYCFGFLRKKHLFVTYGAE from the exons ATGGCTCAATGGATATGTGTTCTGTTACTAGTGGTAGTCGCTTCAG gcCAAAAAGTTCACAACAGTAACCCAGTAAACAATCTTGTAGTAATTAATCTTCGAGGAGTAATTGACCTGGAATTAAACCGTCATCCTGCTAGATTGGGATCATTCCTAAAAAAGTACcatgtatttaaaagaaaacatggaaGATTTTCTCACAATGGAACAG GTCACGCCCATGGTGAACATTATGAATCCAAAAAATACCACAGTCACGGACATGGTCCCGATCACAGTCATGGACATGGTAATGGTGATAGTCACGGACATGGTAATGGTAATAGTCACGGACATGGTCACGGTCACAGTCACGGACATGGTCAGGGACATAGTCACGGACATAGACACGGAGTTTCTCACTATAGCAATTACGAAAAATATGACCGATTTTCGTATGGAGGCAGAG CATATAAACTGACGTGTAACAGAAAGCGATTCTTCAAATTATGGAAAGACTGTTTTACTACTCACCATCACAGTAGAAGTTACTGTTTTggatttttaagaaaaaaacatctctTTGTTACTTATGGAGCAG